One Halolamina litorea genomic window carries:
- a CDS encoding helix-hairpin-helix domain-containing protein, with translation MVLRKLKRLLGLESSDDGGRSERDVTVQQERPDPDAENEAAVKGVDDEEDGEDEEPAAAGTDAAASTGSLVDEAEATEEPEGRAEPAEAAAPEGQDESTDSAATEADDAETEADVDDDAEADDDEDAEPVAAGTDADASTESLVDEEEAQSEPSGRAEPAEAAGPDAEDESTDVSEADADVDEPDAEKTVEDEIAEAEAEEGADEADADDGVPVDEIKGIGPAYSERLAEIGIETVAALAAADAADVAERTTVPEKTVQKWIDRANDA, from the coding sequence ATGGTACTGCGGAAGCTCAAACGGCTCCTCGGGTTGGAGTCCAGTGATGACGGGGGACGCTCCGAGCGCGACGTGACGGTACAGCAGGAGCGCCCGGACCCCGACGCCGAGAACGAGGCGGCGGTCAAAGGGGTCGACGACGAGGAGGACGGGGAGGACGAGGAACCGGCAGCGGCCGGCACCGACGCCGCCGCGTCCACGGGGTCGCTCGTCGACGAGGCCGAGGCGACGGAAGAGCCCGAGGGTCGGGCCGAACCGGCCGAGGCTGCCGCCCCGGAGGGCCAGGACGAATCGACCGATTCGGCGGCGACCGAGGCCGACGACGCCGAAACGGAAGCTGACGTCGACGACGATGCGGAGGCCGACGACGACGAGGACGCCGAGCCGGTCGCCGCCGGCACGGACGCCGACGCCTCCACGGAGTCGCTCGTCGACGAGGAGGAGGCCCAGTCCGAGCCGTCCGGACGAGCCGAGCCAGCGGAGGCCGCAGGCCCCGACGCAGAGGACGAGTCGACCGACGTGTCGGAGGCCGACGCCGACGTGGACGAACCCGACGCGGAGAAGACTGTCGAGGACGAGATCGCCGAGGCCGAAGCCGAGGAGGGAGCCGACGAGGCCGACGCCGACGACGGCGTCCCCGTCGACGAGATCAAAGGGATCGGCCCGGCCTACTCCGAGCGCCTCGCCGAGATCGGGATCGAGACGGTCGCTGCGCTCGCGGCCGCCGACGCCGCCGACGTGGCCGAGCGAACGACGGTCCCCGAGAAGACCGTCCAGAAGTGGATAGACCGCGCGAACGACGCCTGA
- a CDS encoding glycosyltransferase — protein sequence MARSVGVVVPAYQPNVDRLSRYVRALDERLDPTELRIELDDPAPGDAEALADLPATVHVADRRRGKGAAITEGFDALSTDVLAFADADGSTPADSVAAVIDPVASGEFDLAAGSRRHPAAEVQSHQKTLRRLLGDGFAWLARQLLTPDLHDYQCGAKAVSANFWARVRRHLTEPGFAWDIELLAVAGALGGKIAEVPVVWEDKPESTVDPVSDTVSMFTGLLSARHRAKAAAGNRLHERLSGWLDRPLLIDRVES from the coding sequence ATGGCTCGCTCCGTCGGCGTGGTGGTCCCCGCCTACCAGCCGAACGTGGACCGGCTTTCGCGCTACGTGCGCGCCCTCGACGAGCGACTGGACCCGACGGAGCTACGGATCGAACTCGACGACCCCGCCCCCGGCGACGCCGAGGCGCTCGCCGACCTCCCAGCGACGGTTCACGTCGCCGACCGTCGCCGCGGGAAGGGCGCCGCGATCACCGAGGGGTTCGACGCCCTCTCGACGGACGTGCTGGCCTTCGCCGACGCCGACGGCTCGACGCCCGCTGACTCGGTGGCGGCCGTGATCGACCCCGTCGCCAGCGGCGAGTTCGACCTCGCGGCCGGCTCCCGTCGACACCCTGCGGCGGAGGTCCAGTCCCACCAGAAGACGCTGCGCCGACTGCTCGGCGACGGCTTCGCGTGGCTCGCCCGCCAACTGCTGACGCCCGACCTCCACGACTACCAGTGTGGTGCGAAGGCGGTCTCGGCGAACTTCTGGGCGCGGGTGCGCCGGCACCTCACCGAGCCGGGCTTCGCGTGGGACATCGAACTGCTCGCCGTCGCCGGCGCCCTCGGCGGGAAGATCGCCGAGGTCCCGGTAGTCTGGGAGGACAAACCGGAGTCGACGGTCGACCCCGTGAGCGACACCGTCTCGATGTTCACCGGGCTGTTGAGCGCCCGGCACCGGGCGAAGGCGGCGGCGGGGAACCGGCTCCACGAGCGACTATCCGGGTGGCTGGATCGGCCGCTCCTGATCGACCGGGTGGAGTCGTGA
- a CDS encoding aminotransferase class IV encodes MTEERRYHVDGQLLPASEASVSVEDRGFQYGDAAFETMRAYGGELFEWGSHAARLEGTCEVLALDHGLSRADLYERVHETLDANGFDDAYVKLSISRGVQPGKLDPQPEVDPTVVVYVKPLPRGGVDGEPVWDGPATLRTVSTRRVPDAAIPARAKTHNYLNGILARLELRGTDADEALMLDGSGSVAEGATSNVFAVDGDGLLTPPLSGPVLPGITRETVLDIAAEEGIPIREATVGPDALQRADELFVTNSTWEVRPVDALDGTTIGGGPVTELLARSYRQRIEDRFY; translated from the coding sequence ATGACCGAGGAACGCCGGTACCACGTCGACGGGCAGCTTCTCCCCGCGAGCGAGGCGTCGGTCTCCGTCGAGGACCGGGGGTTCCAGTACGGCGACGCGGCGTTCGAGACGATGCGGGCCTACGGCGGTGAGCTGTTCGAGTGGGGAAGTCACGCCGCCCGGCTCGAGGGGACCTGTGAGGTGCTCGCGCTCGACCACGGGCTCTCGCGGGCCGACCTCTACGAGCGGGTCCACGAGACCCTCGACGCCAACGGGTTCGACGACGCCTACGTCAAACTCTCGATATCCCGGGGCGTTCAGCCCGGGAAGCTCGACCCCCAGCCCGAGGTTGACCCGACGGTCGTCGTCTACGTCAAGCCGCTGCCCCGCGGCGGCGTCGACGGCGAGCCAGTCTGGGACGGCCCGGCGACGCTCCGGACGGTCTCGACCCGGCGGGTTCCCGACGCGGCGATTCCCGCGCGGGCGAAGACCCACAACTACCTCAACGGCATCCTCGCACGCCTCGAACTCCGGGGGACCGACGCCGACGAGGCGCTCATGCTCGACGGCTCGGGGTCGGTCGCGGAGGGTGCGACGAGCAACGTCTTCGCCGTCGACGGCGACGGGCTTCTGACGCCGCCGCTCTCCGGGCCGGTGCTGCCGGGGATCACGCGGGAGACGGTGCTCGACATCGCCGCCGAGGAGGGGATTCCGATCCGCGAGGCGACCGTCGGGCCGGACGCGCTCCAGCGGGCGGACGAACTGTTCGTCACGAACTCGACCTGGGAGGTCCGGCCCGTCGACGCTCTCGACGGGACGACCATCGGCGGCGGCCCGGTGACGGAGCTACTGGCACGGAGCTACCGCCAGCGTATCGAGGACCGGTTCTACTAG
- a CDS encoding anthranilate synthase component II yields MSGPQILVIDNYDSFVYNLVQYVGEAVQSTNGEVTVRRNDAVNAREIRQLAPDGIVVSPGPGTPAEAGVSMDVFDLDYPTLGVCLGHQALCANNGAPVGHADAVVHGKPSRISHDGEGVFDGLPEGIRVGRYHSLAVERDAIPDTLVETATTDDEDVVMAVRHREKPHVGVQFHPESILTEHGKAMVRNFLMICREWER; encoded by the coding sequence ATGAGCGGGCCGCAGATCCTCGTGATCGACAACTACGACTCGTTCGTCTACAACCTCGTGCAGTACGTCGGCGAGGCCGTGCAGTCGACGAACGGGGAGGTCACGGTCCGGCGGAACGACGCCGTCAACGCTCGGGAGATCAGGCAGTTAGCGCCGGACGGCATCGTCGTCTCGCCGGGGCCGGGGACGCCGGCGGAAGCGGGCGTCTCGATGGACGTGTTCGACCTCGACTACCCGACGCTGGGTGTCTGTCTCGGTCACCAGGCGCTGTGTGCGAACAACGGCGCGCCGGTCGGCCACGCGGACGCGGTCGTCCACGGCAAACCCTCACGGATCTCCCACGACGGCGAGGGGGTGTTCGACGGGCTTCCGGAGGGTATCCGGGTCGGCCGCTACCACTCGCTGGCGGTCGAGCGTGACGCCATTCCCGACACCCTCGTGGAGACGGCGACGACCGACGACGAGGACGTGGTGATGGCGGTTCGCCACCGCGAGAAACCCCACGTCGGCGTGCAGTTCCACCCCGAGAGCATCCTGACCGAACACGGGAAGGCGATGGTCCGGAACTTCCTGATGATCTGCCGGGAGTGGGAGCGATGA
- the ftsZ gene encoding cell division protein FtsZ, whose amino-acid sequence MDSIVEEAIDEAEGEGSGEPEPTADDEGAAEPDADVDTGGDTPASGKMTDEQLQEVLQDLKTNITVVGCGGAGGNTVNRMHEEGIHGAKLVAANTDVQHLVSIEADTKILMGKEKTQGRGAGSLPQVGEEAAIESQEEIKDSIAGSDMVFVTAGLGGGTGTGSAPVVAKAAQAAGALTISIVTTPFTAEGEVRRTNAEAGLERLRDVSDTVIVVPNDRLLDAVGKLPVKQAFKVSDEVLMRSVKGITELITKPGLVNLDFADVRTVMEKGGVAMIGLGESDTEEKAEDSVQSALRSPLLDVDISGANSALVNVTGGSDMSIGEAEGVVEEIYDRIDPDARIIWGTSVDEEIEGRMRTMIVVTGVESPQIYAGGEGAGRGPSREQLQDVN is encoded by the coding sequence ATGGACTCCATCGTAGAAGAGGCAATCGACGAGGCCGAAGGCGAAGGCAGCGGGGAACCGGAGCCGACGGCCGATGATGAGGGGGCTGCCGAGCCCGACGCCGACGTTGACACCGGCGGCGACACTCCCGCTTCGGGGAAGATGACCGACGAGCAGCTTCAGGAGGTCCTGCAGGACCTGAAGACCAACATCACGGTCGTCGGTTGTGGGGGTGCCGGCGGGAACACCGTCAACCGCATGCACGAGGAGGGGATTCACGGCGCGAAGCTGGTCGCAGCGAACACCGACGTGCAGCACCTCGTCTCCATCGAGGCCGACACCAAGATCCTGATGGGCAAGGAGAAGACCCAGGGCCGCGGTGCGGGGTCGCTCCCGCAGGTCGGGGAAGAGGCAGCCATCGAGTCCCAAGAGGAGATCAAGGACTCCATCGCCGGCTCGGACATGGTCTTTGTCACCGCCGGGCTCGGCGGCGGCACCGGGACCGGCTCGGCGCCCGTCGTCGCCAAGGCCGCACAGGCCGCGGGCGCGCTGACCATCTCCATCGTGACGACGCCGTTCACCGCCGAGGGTGAGGTCCGACGGACCAACGCCGAGGCCGGCCTCGAACGGCTCCGTGACGTCTCCGACACCGTGATCGTCGTGCCCAACGACCGCCTCCTTGACGCCGTGGGCAAGCTCCCGGTCAAGCAGGCGTTCAAGGTCTCCGACGAGGTGCTGATGCGCTCGGTGAAGGGAATCACCGAACTCATCACCAAGCCCGGGCTGGTCAACCTCGACTTCGCCGACGTTCGGACCGTCATGGAGAAGGGTGGCGTCGCCATGATCGGGCTGGGCGAGTCCGACACCGAGGAGAAAGCCGAGGACTCGGTGCAGTCCGCGCTCCGGTCGCCGCTGTTGGACGTGGACATCTCCGGGGCGAACTCGGCGCTGGTCAACGTCACCGGCGGCTCGGACATGTCCATCGGCGAGGCCGAGGGCGTCGTCGAGGAGATCTACGACCGGATCGACCCCGACGCCCGGATCATCTGGGGGACCTCCGTCGACGAGGAGATCGAGGGTCGGATGCGGACGATGATCGTCGTGACTGGGGTGGAGTCCCCCCAGATCTACGCCGGCGGCGAGGGCGCCGGTCGCGGCCCCTCCCGCGAGCAGCTGCAGGACGTGAACTGA
- a CDS encoding transcription elongation factor Spt5 gives MPIFAVKTTARQEETVADMIASKEMADIHAVLAPDSLTSYVMVEADDDSIIERVLEEIPHARGMVPGTSSMTEVEHFLSPTPDVEGIAEGDIVELIAGPFKGEKAQVQRIDEGKDQVTVELYEATVPIPVTVRGDQIRVLDSEER, from the coding sequence ATGCCGATCTTCGCCGTCAAGACCACCGCCCGGCAGGAGGAGACCGTCGCCGACATGATCGCCAGCAAGGAGATGGCCGACATCCACGCCGTGCTGGCGCCGGACTCGCTCACCTCCTACGTGATGGTGGAAGCCGACGACGACTCCATCATCGAGCGCGTGCTCGAGGAGATCCCTCACGCCCGAGGGATGGTCCCCGGCACGTCGTCGATGACCGAGGTCGAGCACTTCCTCTCGCCGACCCCCGACGTGGAGGGCATCGCGGAGGGCGACATCGTCGAACTCATCGCCGGCCCGTTCAAGGGCGAGAAGGCACAGGTCCAGCGCATCGACGAGGGCAAGGACCAGGTGACCGTCGAACTCTACGAGGCGACGGTCCCGATCCCGGTCACGGTCCGCGGGGACCAGAT
- a CDS encoding Rieske (2Fe-2S) protein has protein sequence MTDGERITDADSVPEGGSLLFTVRDRKGGQQREAILVRTDGGVEGWLNYCQHWPGVSLDRGDGADIRNGLILCRQHGATFECDSGRCTAGPCEGDALDALDVRTVDGDVLLDDDAYTFDHLGGSDHDGGAEDPTSDSPFDF, from the coding sequence ATGACTGACGGCGAGCGGATCACCGACGCCGACTCGGTCCCGGAGGGAGGGAGTCTCCTCTTCACCGTCCGCGACCGCAAGGGCGGCCAGCAGCGCGAAGCGATCCTCGTCCGAACCGACGGCGGCGTCGAGGGATGGCTCAACTACTGCCAACACTGGCCCGGCGTGTCCCTGGACCGCGGCGACGGCGCCGACATCCGGAACGGCCTGATCCTCTGTCGGCAACACGGCGCCACCTTCGAGTGCGACAGCGGCCGCTGCACCGCAGGCCCCTGCGAGGGCGATGCGCTCGACGCCCTCGACGTTCGAACCGTCGACGGCGACGTGCTGCTCGACGACGACGCCTACACGTTCGACCATCTCGGAGGAAGCGACCACGACGGCGGGGCGGAAGACCCCACGAGCGACTCGCCGTTCGACTTCTGA
- a CDS encoding protein translocase SEC61 complex subunit gamma, with protein sequence MDVKYDLSEYVRVLKLASTPEWEEFSMVAKIAGAGIFLIGFLGFVMFAIMTFVPGAGGV encoded by the coding sequence ATGGACGTCAAATACGACCTCTCGGAGTACGTACGCGTGCTCAAACTCGCGAGCACCCCCGAGTGGGAGGAGTTCTCGATGGTCGCCAAGATCGCCGGCGCCGGTATCTTCCTCATCGGCTTCCTCGGGTTCGTGATGTTCGCGATCATGACCTTCGTGCCGGGCGCGGGTGGTGTCTAG
- a CDS encoding GtrA family protein — MRLLPDELVAPERFGQFVSVGVVGAAFDLAVSTGMRELGVYPELAVFVGIEVAVVVMFLLNDNWTFAERGVDGLAAGLRRLARSNLVRIGGILVQLGTFSLLYRAFGVEWTLAGLDAWFVVSKVGGIGVGMVVNYVAESLFTWRVTTE, encoded by the coding sequence GTGAGACTGCTGCCCGACGAACTGGTCGCCCCCGAACGGTTCGGCCAGTTCGTCTCCGTCGGCGTCGTCGGCGCGGCGTTCGACCTCGCGGTCTCGACGGGGATGCGTGAACTCGGCGTCTACCCCGAACTCGCGGTGTTCGTCGGCATCGAAGTCGCCGTCGTGGTGATGTTCCTGCTCAACGACAACTGGACGTTCGCCGAGCGGGGCGTCGACGGCCTCGCGGCGGGGCTGCGACGGCTGGCCCGCTCGAACCTCGTCCGTATCGGCGGCATCCTCGTCCAACTCGGGACGTTCAGCCTGCTCTACCGGGCCTTCGGTGTCGAGTGGACCCTCGCGGGACTGGACGCGTGGTTCGTCGTTTCGAAGGTCGGCGGCATCGGCGTCGGGATGGTCGTCAACTACGTGGCCGAGAGCCTGTTCACGTGGCGTGTGACCACGGAGTAA
- the pabB gene encoding aminodeoxychorismate synthase, component I, with product MTDTTVVTAPERFHAVAADAPAGARVPVEITTVVDDPFDAYRRARGERGGAFLETTGGQEGWSYFGVEPIDFLTASPDAVLAENWWSDEPDRGFGAKRSESLAALDGLLDGESLVRGDCDVPYPCGAIGWLSYDIARELESFPEDGAEDEAGHRGLPRLQIGVYDCLAAWKEPHDGEVTLRINACPEIPEGAGEAELDACYDRGLAKACELGRQAHVGDPDVGPAPVETDEARFRSTCGREQFRERVRRVKEYVREGDTFQANVSQRLAAPAAVHPVDAYDALREVNPAPYSGLLEFRGVDLVSASPELLLDREGDSLLTEPIAGTRPRGDTDEADAALADDLRTDEKERAEHAMLVDLERNDLGKVSAYGSVEVTEYRRIDRYAEVMHLVSLVEGRLREDGTLADAVAATFPGGTITGAPKPRTMEIIDELERRRRGPYTGSMGMFGFDGRATLNIVIRTLVRHAAEYHLSVGAGIVHDSEPDAEYEETLAKAKGLIRAVDTALEQGHLEVADEPADGDADPAADTGDGSAAAEAGDRRAPEEVDR from the coding sequence ATGACTGACACCACGGTGGTTACCGCGCCCGAGCGCTTCCACGCCGTGGCTGCCGACGCCCCGGCGGGCGCTCGCGTGCCCGTCGAGATCACGACCGTCGTCGACGACCCCTTCGACGCCTATCGCCGCGCCCGCGGCGAGCGCGGCGGCGCTTTCCTCGAAACGACCGGCGGCCAAGAGGGCTGGAGCTACTTCGGCGTCGAGCCGATCGACTTCCTCACCGCCTCGCCGGACGCCGTCCTCGCCGAGAACTGGTGGAGCGACGAACCGGACCGTGGCTTCGGCGCCAAGCGATCCGAGAGCCTCGCCGCCCTCGACGGCCTGCTCGACGGCGAGTCGCTCGTCCGCGGCGACTGTGACGTGCCCTACCCCTGTGGCGCCATCGGCTGGCTCTCCTACGACATCGCGCGGGAGTTGGAGTCCTTCCCCGAGGACGGCGCGGAGGACGAGGCCGGCCACCGCGGGCTTCCACGGCTCCAGATCGGCGTCTACGACTGCCTCGCGGCCTGGAAGGAGCCCCACGACGGCGAGGTCACGCTGCGTATCAACGCCTGTCCAGAGATCCCGGAGGGCGCCGGCGAGGCCGAACTCGACGCCTGCTACGACCGCGGGCTGGCGAAAGCCTGTGAACTCGGGCGGCAGGCCCACGTGGGGGACCCCGATGTCGGTCCCGCGCCCGTCGAGACCGACGAAGCCCGGTTCCGGAGCACCTGCGGGCGCGAGCAGTTCCGCGAGCGCGTGCGCCGCGTGAAGGAGTACGTCCGGGAGGGCGACACGTTTCAGGCGAACGTCTCCCAGCGCCTCGCCGCCCCCGCGGCGGTCCACCCCGTCGACGCCTACGACGCGCTCCGAGAGGTCAACCCAGCACCCTACTCCGGCCTGCTGGAGTTCCGCGGCGTCGATCTGGTAAGTGCGAGCCCCGAACTCCTGCTCGACCGCGAGGGTGACAGCCTGCTCACGGAACCGATCGCCGGCACGCGCCCCCGCGGCGACACCGACGAGGCGGACGCCGCGCTCGCCGACGACCTCCGGACCGACGAGAAGGAGCGCGCCGAGCACGCGATGCTCGTCGACTTGGAGCGCAACGACCTCGGGAAGGTCAGTGCCTACGGCTCCGTCGAGGTAACGGAGTACCGTCGGATCGACCGCTACGCCGAGGTGATGCACCTCGTCTCGTTGGTCGAGGGGCGACTCCGCGAGGACGGCACGCTCGCCGACGCCGTCGCGGCGACGTTCCCCGGCGGCACCATCACCGGCGCGCCCAAGCCGCGGACGATGGAGATAATCGACGAACTCGAACGCCGCCGACGCGGCCCCTACACCGGCAGTATGGGGATGTTCGGCTTCGACGGGCGAGCGACGCTCAACATCGTCATCCGAACCCTCGTCCGCCACGCCGCGGAGTACCACCTCAGCGTCGGCGCCGGGATCGTCCACGACTCCGAACCGGACGCCGAGTACGAGGAGACCCTCGCGAAGGCGAAGGGGCTGATCCGAGCGGTCGACACCGCGTTGGAGCAGGGCCACCTCGAAGTGGCCGACGAGCCGGCCGACGGTGACGCTGATCCCGCTGCTGACACAGGCGACGGCTCCGCCGCTGCGGAGGCCGGCGACCGACGCGCCCCCGAAGAGGTGGACCGATGA
- a CDS encoding D-aminoacyl-tRNA deacylase has protein sequence MTIGIVVSRADRASLHIGEQLFARADWTEHEDPDRPDADGGGTYYRDGPFEVREFDELHIHLDDPAPAFSEAPRLLVFVSRHSGETGALLTGHFTGNFGEAEYGGEDGDLAEAAPSALSAYLGALSAHAPEGYDVAVEGTHHGPTALDTPSLFAELGSGDEQWDDPAGARAVAQAVLSLRGVPAHRERQLVGIGGGHYAPRFGRVVQETPWAVGHIASDWQLDELGHPRTDAARETLRAAFGRSGATHALLDGEHSEVADAVEEMGYRVVSETWVRTVGDRPLGLVRELESGVATVDDGLRFGSVVPDAEGDWERVDLPDDLLAAAQNVDAEATRAAVDAATVAFDTIENGTRANGAAAIPDAEAYDDLIDDLAAILRTDYDSVSVDDGAVVARENAFDPEKARKLGIPEGPKMGMLSSGESVEVDGELIPPTAVHSEREERFPVE, from the coding sequence ATGACTATCGGCATCGTCGTCTCGCGGGCCGACAGAGCCTCGCTCCACATCGGCGAGCAGCTGTTCGCCCGCGCCGACTGGACCGAACACGAGGACCCCGATCGACCGGATGCCGACGGCGGCGGCACCTACTACCGCGACGGCCCCTTCGAAGTCCGGGAGTTCGACGAACTCCACATCCATCTGGACGACCCCGCGCCGGCGTTCAGCGAGGCGCCGCGCCTGCTCGTCTTCGTCTCCCGGCACTCCGGGGAGACCGGCGCGCTCCTGACGGGCCACTTCACCGGTAACTTCGGCGAGGCGGAGTACGGCGGCGAGGACGGCGACCTCGCCGAGGCCGCCCCGAGCGCGCTCTCGGCGTACCTCGGCGCGCTGTCGGCACACGCCCCCGAAGGCTACGACGTGGCTGTCGAGGGAACCCACCACGGCCCGACTGCACTCGACACCCCCTCGCTGTTCGCGGAGTTGGGAAGCGGCGACGAGCAGTGGGACGACCCTGCCGGTGCCCGCGCGGTCGCACAGGCCGTGCTTTCGCTTCGTGGGGTGCCTGCCCACCGCGAGCGACAACTGGTCGGGATCGGCGGCGGCCACTACGCGCCGCGGTTCGGCCGCGTCGTACAGGAGACGCCGTGGGCCGTCGGGCACATCGCCAGCGACTGGCAGTTGGACGAACTGGGCCACCCGCGGACTGACGCCGCGCGCGAGACGCTCCGTGCGGCGTTCGGACGCAGCGGCGCGACCCACGCGCTGCTGGACGGTGAGCACTCGGAGGTGGCCGATGCGGTCGAGGAGATGGGCTACCGGGTCGTCAGCGAGACGTGGGTCCGGACGGTCGGCGACCGCCCGCTGGGGCTGGTCCGGGAACTGGAGTCCGGGGTCGCCACCGTCGACGACGGACTGCGCTTCGGCTCGGTCGTTCCCGACGCGGAGGGCGACTGGGAGCGCGTGGACCTGCCGGACGACCTGCTCGCGGCCGCCCAGAACGTCGACGCCGAGGCGACGCGGGCGGCCGTCGACGCTGCCACGGTCGCGTTCGACACCATCGAGAACGGCACGCGGGCGAACGGGGCAGCGGCCATCCCGGACGCCGAGGCCTACGACGACCTGATCGACGATCTCGCGGCGATCCTGCGGACCGACTACGACAGCGTCAGCGTCGACGACGGCGCCGTCGTCGCCCGCGAGAACGCGTTCGACCCGGAGAAGGCGCGGAAGTTGGGGATCCCCGAGGGGCCGAAGATGGGGATGCTCTCCAGTGGGGAGTCAGTCGAGGTCGACGGCGAACTGATTCCGCCGACAGCCGTCCACAGCGAACGCGAGGAGCGGTTCCCCGTCGAGTAA
- a CDS encoding shikimate dehydrogenase, whose product MDVYGLIGNPVEHSLSPPMHEAAYEALSLDARYVTLEADPDRIGAAVEGADALGVAGLNVTVPFKQDVLAHVHPTETAAAVGAVNTITFAGDGTTPEGHNTDVEGVVRAFAHHDVPIEGRSAVVVGAGGAGRAATYALADAGADVFVSNRTVERAEALADDFEGLGVEGGGLDALEDRLPEADLLVNATSVGMEDPDTSPVPAELLHDGLAVLDAVYTPLRTKLLREAAAAGAETVDGAWMLLFQGVAAFERWTGVEAPVAVMNEALRDRL is encoded by the coding sequence ATGGACGTCTACGGCCTGATCGGCAACCCCGTCGAACACTCGCTCTCGCCGCCGATGCACGAGGCCGCCTACGAGGCGCTCTCGCTGGACGCGCGGTACGTCACGCTGGAAGCCGACCCCGACCGGATCGGGGCCGCCGTCGAGGGCGCCGACGCGTTGGGCGTCGCCGGACTCAACGTCACGGTGCCGTTCAAACAGGACGTGCTGGCCCACGTCCACCCTACGGAGACGGCCGCGGCTGTCGGCGCGGTGAACACGATCACGTTCGCTGGCGACGGCACCACCCCTGAGGGCCACAACACCGACGTAGAGGGTGTCGTCCGCGCGTTCGCCCACCACGATGTGCCGATAGAGGGGCGCTCGGCGGTCGTCGTCGGCGCCGGTGGGGCGGGCCGGGCAGCGACCTACGCGCTCGCCGACGCCGGCGCCGACGTGTTCGTCTCCAACCGGACCGTCGAACGTGCCGAGGCGTTAGCGGACGATTTCGAAGGCCTCGGCGTTGAAGGAGGCGGCCTTGACGCGCTTGAAGACCGGCTCCCCGAGGCGGACCTCCTCGTCAACGCGACCAGCGTGGGGATGGAAGACCCGGACACCTCGCCGGTCCCGGCCGAGCTCCTGCACGACGGGCTCGCGGTGTTAGACGCCGTCTACACGCCGCTCCGGACCAAGCTCCTCCGGGAGGCGGCCGCGGCGGGGGCAGAAACGGTCGACGGCGCGTGGATGTTGCTGTTTCAGGGGGTCGCCGCGTTCGAACGCTGGACCGGCGTCGAGGCCCCCGTCGCCGTGATGAACGAGGCGCTCCGCGACCGCCTCTGA